A genomic region of Cygnus atratus isolate AKBS03 ecotype Queensland, Australia chromosome 13, CAtr_DNAZoo_HiC_assembly, whole genome shotgun sequence contains the following coding sequences:
- the LOC118245536 gene encoding homeobox protein CDX-1-like yields the protein MYVSYLLDKETSMYPGPARCSNNNLPVQNFASAPPYSDYMGYHHVPALDNHGQPAGTWGSHYGPQREDWNAYGPGPSSTVAAAQINGSPPGQVSYSSADYSSLHPAGSGGLPPVDTINAQQISPNSQRHSSYEWMRKTVQSTSTGKTRTREKYRVVYTDHQRLELEKEFHYNRYITIRRKSELAANLRLSERQVKIWFQNRRAKERKLMKKKMTHFDGSNLGSMQSDSGSVSPMPAPDQQTRSEMSSSLFPPPPPPPPLPMSGLQHSGNLQQVVASQ from the exons ATGTATGTGAGTTACCTTTTGGATAAAGAAACCAGCATGTATCCAGGACCTGCAAGGTGCAGCAACAACAACCTGCCAGTGCAAAACTTCGCATCTGCTCCCCCCTACTCAGACTACATGGGATATCACCATGTGCCAGCCCTGGACAACCACGGACAGCCTGCGGGAACCTGGGGATCCCACTATGGCCCACAGAGGGAGGACTGGAACGCTTATGGCCCAGGACCTTCCAGCACGGTGGCTGCTGCACAGATCAATGGCTCACCTCCTGGGCAGGTCTCCTACAGTTCTGCTGATTACAGCTCCCTCCATCCTGCTGGATCCGGGGGGTTACCTCCTGTAGATACAATTAATGCACAGCAAATCTCTCCCAACAGCCAAAGGCACAGCTCTTATGAATGGATGAGGAAAACAGTACAATCCACTTCTACAG gtaaaacaagaacaagagaGAAGTACCGAGTGGTTTACACTGATCATCAGAGATTAGAATTAGAGAAGGAATTTCATTACAACAGATATATTACAATCAGGAGGAAGTCTGAACTTGCTGCAAACCTAAGACTTTCCGAGAGACAG gtGAAAATCTGGTTCCAGAATCGCAgagccaaagaaagaaaattaatgaagaagaaaatgactcATTTTGATGGCAGCAATCTTGGCTCTATGCAGAGTGACTCTGGCTCAGTGAGCCCAATGCCAGCTCCTGACCAACAGACTCGTTCAGAAATGTCCAGTTCTTTATttccacctccacctcctccacctccgCTTCCAATGAGTGGCTTGCAGCACAGCGGGAACCTGCAGCAGGTAGTGGCCTCTCAGTAA